A window from Clostridia bacterium encodes these proteins:
- a CDS encoding aminotransferase class I/II-fold pyridoxal phosphate-dependent enzyme, producing the protein MESHFRRVQQIAIHHGEEYEKHNGAIVPPIYENSLFRFPDFDSLEDQNSSRYAYTRIDNPNYKIVEKKIAKMEKGQAARCFVSGVSAIFSALSAFLEKDAHVISVRTVYGRVNEFLNTYFNRYDVQVTRVEGDDIDEIEQAIRPNTKIIYLESPSSLIMKLQDLKAVAKIAKQNGIYTIIDNTWATPVFQNPLELGIDVVVHSVSKYLSGHSDIIGGVIVSSQDIMDSIPRLGNFLPPFEAWLLLRGLRTLGVRMKCHQDNALAVAKFLENHDKVLKVNYPGLSSFPQYRLGKSQMRGYSGTFSFELDTDKQGIRRFIDGLNFFALGSSWGGFESVISALVAGRSEQDVIDIGYSPKQVRISIGLEDVDCLLEDLESALKLI; encoded by the coding sequence ATGGAAAGTCATTTCAGAAGAGTCCAACAGATTGCTATTCATCATGGGGAGGAGTATGAAAAGCACAATGGTGCTATTGTGCCTCCCATCTATGAAAATTCTCTATTCAGGTTTCCTGATTTTGATTCATTAGAAGACCAAAATTCATCAAGGTATGCGTATACCCGAATTGATAATCCAAATTATAAGATTGTTGAGAAAAAAATAGCTAAGATGGAAAAAGGCCAAGCAGCACGTTGCTTTGTTTCCGGTGTTTCTGCTATTTTTTCAGCTTTGTCAGCGTTTCTGGAAAAAGATGCTCATGTTATTTCGGTAAGAACTGTATATGGTAGGGTGAATGAATTTCTAAATACTTATTTCAATAGATATGATGTTCAGGTTACGAGAGTAGAAGGTGATGATATAGATGAAATTGAGCAGGCGATAAGACCCAATACAAAGATAATATATCTAGAAAGTCCATCATCACTTATTATGAAATTGCAGGATCTGAAGGCTGTGGCAAAAATTGCAAAGCAAAACGGGATCTACACAATAATAGACAATACATGGGCTACCCCGGTTTTCCAGAATCCTTTGGAATTAGGAATAGATGTGGTGGTACATTCAGTATCAAAATATCTCAGCGGCCACAGCGATATAATAGGTGGTGTGATAGTCTCCAGCCAAGACATAATGGATAGTATACCAAGGTTAGGCAATTTTTTACCACCCTTTGAGGCATGGCTGCTCTTGCGAGGACTGAGAACATTAGGAGTAAGGATGAAGTGTCACCAAGACAATGCATTGGCTGTAGCCAAGTTTTTAGAGAATCACGATAAAGTGCTAAAAGTAAACTATCCTGGGCTGTCTAGTTTCCCCCAGTACCGGTTGGGTAAATCACAGATGAGGGGATACAGTGGTACGTTCAGTTTTGAGCTGGATACCGATAAGCAGGGGATAAGGAGGTTTATAGATGGGTTAAATTTTTTTGCTTTAGGTTCCAGTTGGGGAGGATTTGAAAGTGTAATCTCTGCCTTGGTTGCTGGTAGGAGCGAACAGGATGTAATAGATATAGGTTATTCGCCTAAACAAGTGAGGATTTCGAT